One Miscanthus floridulus cultivar M001 chromosome 11, ASM1932011v1, whole genome shotgun sequence DNA window includes the following coding sequences:
- the LOC136493406 gene encoding protein CUP-SHAPED COTYLEDON 1-like has translation MGLREIESTLPPGFRFYPSDEELVCHYLYKKVANERAAQGTLVEVDLHAREPWELPDAAKLTASEWYFFSFRDRKYATGSRTNRATKTGYWKATGKDREVRNPATRAVVGMRKTLVFYQGRAPNGVKSCWVMHEFRLDSPHTPPKEDWVLCRVFQKRKDSEQDNGGSSSPTLAGASQSQGVLPDQQPSMMDAYVVDQPGSSVGFAPPPQENLNLGGGLDALLMNGAMWQYTSSSVFDHFPQQEVTSSPMMGLGSRGGGDSGCSFFYDSGFEDMANIGGMGFPQGWMG, from the exons ATGGGGCTGAGGGAGATCGAGTCCACATTGCCGCCGGGATTCAGGTTCTACCCCAGCGACGAGGAGCTAGTGTGCCACTACCTCTACAAGAAGGTGGCCAACGAGCGCGCCGCGCAGGGGACGCTGGTGGAGGTCGACCTGCACGCGCGCGAGCCATGGGAGCTTCCAG ACGCGGCGAAGCTGACGGCGAGCGAGTGGTACTTCTTCAGCTTCAGGGACCGCAAGTACGCGACGGGGTCGCGCACCAACCGCGCCACCAAGACGGGCTACTGGAAGGCTACCGGCAAGGACCGCGAGGTGCGCAACCCGGCCACCCGCGCCGTGGTCGGCATGAGGaagacgctcgtcttctaccaggGCCGCGCCCCCAACGGCGTCAAGTCCTGCTGGGTCATGCACGAGTTCCGCCTCGACTCGCCGCATACGCCACCAAAG GAGGACTGGGTGCTCTGCAGGGTGTTCCAGAAGCGGAAAGACAGCGAGCAAGACAACGGCGGCTCCTCGTCGCCGACCTTAGCCGGCGCATCGCAGTCTCAGGGGGTGCTGCCGGACCAGCAGCCCAGCATGATGGACGCGTACGTAGTAGACCAGCCGGGCTCTTCCGTCGGATTCGCACCACCGCCGCAGGAGAACCTGAACCTCGGTGGCGGCCTGGACGCGCTGCTGATGAACGGAGCGATGTGGCAGTACACCTCGTCGTCGGTCTTCGATCACTTCCCGCAGCAGGAAGTGACCAGCTCACCGATGATGGGGCTAGGCTCCAGGGGAGGAGGAGACAGTGGATGCAGCTTCTTCTACGACAGCGGCTTCGAGGACATGGCCAACATTGGGGGCATGGGGTTCCCACAGGGATGGATGGGCTGA